The proteins below are encoded in one region of Sporosarcina sp. FSL K6-1508:
- a CDS encoding YolD-like family protein — MNRDRGRIKWTAMMLTEHITRLRDWVGEDNHEEKPDIDEWTLHEFQRQLGIAYLAQCEIRVKTWRNGTFTDITGILNRMDDQMQLIYIADGLKVQKVSLNTVVGIETTNFD; from the coding sequence ATGAACCGGGATCGCGGACGTATCAAATGGACAGCGATGATGCTGACCGAGCATATAACGAGGCTACGTGACTGGGTAGGAGAAGATAATCACGAAGAAAAGCCTGACATTGACGAATGGACGCTCCACGAATTTCAACGGCAGCTGGGCATTGCATATCTAGCGCAATGCGAAATTCGGGTTAAAACATGGAGAAACGGAACATTTACTGACATAACGGGCATCTTAAACAGGATGGATGATCAGATGCAGCTCATTTATATAGCAGATGGATTAAAGGTGCAAAAAGTTTCGTTGAACACGGTTGTCGGAATTGAGACGACCAATTTTGATTAG
- a CDS encoding DUF4362 domain-containing protein, whose translation MRNKILLSLLVLLSMIISSACSYNSEKAVLNGDVVNMHGPVYNYPVFESFLENVKKKEAAVVRIANYTLEGDPTLYNLAFEGSSIDLEIDRSKNKNRENDPAKVNMTCTDLVAEEGQQLFVYTLKGCDSPTESFTILSVAKEQDDHDHHDH comes from the coding sequence ATGAGGAACAAAATACTTCTATCTTTACTTGTACTACTAAGTATGATAATCAGTTCAGCCTGTTCGTATAATAGTGAAAAAGCAGTTCTTAACGGCGATGTTGTCAATATGCATGGACCTGTCTATAACTATCCGGTGTTTGAATCATTCTTGGAAAATGTGAAGAAGAAGGAAGCAGCTGTAGTCCGTATTGCGAACTATACGCTCGAAGGAGACCCTACTTTATACAATCTCGCTTTCGAAGGCTCCTCAATCGACTTAGAGATAGACCGCTCAAAAAATAAAAATAGAGAAAATGATCCGGCCAAAGTCAATATGACATGTACGGACCTCGTCGCAGAAGAAGGTCAACAATTATTTGTGTATACGCTCAAAGGATGTGATTCACCTACGGAAAGCTTCACGATTTTAAGCGTAGCGAAAGAACAAGACGACCACGACCATCACGACCACTAG